In a single window of the Streptomyces sp. NBC_00353 genome:
- a CDS encoding lantibiotic dehydratase translates to MTAAPHTSTAPGPAADPAHRLTLHNDWSLWRLAALRSAGMPISWLDRFAVPDCADDESDIRSRETSAAAVRSVVAQPAFLEAVTWQNPALIRNWMGRFAADLAADGDGRLSRRDQREALVAFLAQRYCAKNETIGFFGPVAWARFGDDHAGVRTRGTAGLRSRTLFREHWAVDAIARTFAERPALHTHLIARRHPACSFDGGVLRRPRRRPQPLNPDEAALAAVLDRPRRVGELLSAYGPPESAPAAARALERLAATGAVLIGLPVPVTDQPEDALRDHLSQIPDEKLRDSLLAELDHLDEAVDAVAAMAGDPVALHGALDRLGAEFRSLTGVGDQRAKPDRDLGRCIVYEDCRRDLDVDIGTDLIDDLRAPLGLLLDTARWLVCENGAELERDLAARAESLHAASGRPVALCDLVMASGDILSGLPGSTVSRVAADFQARWTELLATATESSASSVRLTTAATAPLVRLLFPAGPVRWRAARQHSPDLMLRARPGSRPQWVLGELHLAVNTLENRAFATQADDRAELLAATAADFPDGRFVPVYPAASPAVTSRTYPPLALDLPELYQYWSWTADEGHPSGRTVLPGAGLLVEQDDTSRLLVRSADGTWRAPLTEVLGEFFTAVVANQFSIRPRAAHQPRLLLDDVVIARETWHLPVSELPYTVDNDYRHRALRRRLQELGMPRWVFARTPDQPKPYLVDQDAPLSLRNLARGLRRSAASDASTAVTFTEMLPATDELWLAGPDGQPHTSELRVVVHDDAQVTSPLTTPDRTASA, encoded by the coding sequence ATGACAGCCGCACCGCACACCTCCACCGCCCCCGGGCCCGCGGCGGATCCCGCACACCGCCTCACGCTGCACAACGACTGGTCGCTGTGGCGGCTGGCCGCCCTGCGCAGCGCCGGCATGCCGATCTCATGGCTCGACAGGTTCGCGGTACCCGACTGCGCGGACGACGAATCCGACATCCGCAGCCGCGAGACCTCCGCAGCGGCAGTACGCTCTGTCGTCGCACAACCCGCCTTCCTCGAAGCTGTCACCTGGCAGAACCCGGCTCTCATCCGGAACTGGATGGGCCGCTTCGCCGCAGATCTCGCCGCAGACGGAGACGGACGCCTCTCCCGCAGAGACCAGCGCGAAGCCCTCGTCGCCTTCCTCGCACAGCGCTACTGCGCGAAGAACGAGACCATCGGCTTCTTCGGCCCCGTCGCCTGGGCACGGTTCGGCGACGACCACGCCGGTGTCCGCACGCGCGGCACGGCCGGGCTGCGCAGCCGCACCCTCTTCCGCGAGCACTGGGCCGTCGACGCGATCGCCCGTACCTTCGCGGAGCGGCCGGCCCTCCACACCCACCTGATCGCCCGGCGGCACCCGGCGTGCTCCTTCGACGGCGGAGTACTGCGCCGACCACGACGCCGACCGCAGCCTCTGAACCCCGACGAAGCCGCCCTGGCCGCTGTCCTTGACCGCCCGCGCCGGGTGGGTGAGCTGCTGAGCGCGTACGGACCTCCCGAATCGGCGCCGGCCGCCGCGCGGGCCCTGGAGCGGCTCGCGGCGACCGGAGCAGTCCTCATCGGATTGCCCGTCCCGGTCACCGATCAGCCGGAAGACGCACTGCGCGACCATCTCTCGCAGATCCCGGACGAGAAGCTGCGCGACAGCCTGCTGGCCGAACTCGACCACCTCGACGAAGCCGTCGACGCCGTCGCGGCCATGGCGGGCGACCCGGTGGCGCTGCACGGCGCCCTGGACCGGCTCGGGGCAGAGTTCCGGTCCCTGACCGGAGTCGGCGATCAACGCGCCAAGCCCGATCGTGACCTCGGACGGTGCATCGTGTACGAGGACTGCCGACGGGACCTCGACGTCGACATCGGCACGGACCTGATCGACGATCTCCGTGCCCCGCTCGGACTCCTCCTGGACACCGCCCGCTGGCTCGTGTGCGAGAACGGAGCCGAGCTCGAGCGGGACCTCGCGGCACGCGCGGAATCCCTGCATGCCGCCTCAGGACGGCCGGTAGCACTGTGCGACCTGGTGATGGCCTCCGGAGATATCCTCAGCGGACTGCCCGGCAGCACGGTCTCGCGGGTCGCCGCCGACTTCCAGGCACGCTGGACGGAACTGCTCGCCACCGCCACCGAATCCTCGGCGTCCTCGGTCCGGCTCACCACCGCGGCAACGGCCCCGCTGGTGCGCCTGCTGTTCCCTGCCGGCCCGGTCCGATGGCGCGCCGCCCGGCAGCACAGCCCGGACCTGATGCTCCGCGCACGCCCCGGCAGCCGTCCGCAATGGGTGCTCGGCGAGCTGCACCTCGCCGTCAACACGCTGGAGAACCGCGCCTTCGCCACCCAGGCCGACGATCGTGCGGAACTGCTCGCGGCAACCGCGGCCGACTTCCCGGACGGCCGCTTCGTGCCCGTGTACCCGGCCGCGTCACCAGCGGTCACCTCACGCACCTACCCTCCGCTGGCCCTCGACCTTCCCGAGCTCTACCAGTACTGGTCCTGGACCGCGGACGAGGGGCATCCCTCGGGCAGGACCGTACTGCCCGGCGCAGGTCTGCTCGTCGAACAGGACGACACAAGCCGACTCCTCGTCCGCTCGGCCGACGGCACCTGGCGGGCGCCGCTCACCGAAGTGCTCGGCGAATTTTTCACCGCAGTCGTCGCGAACCAGTTCAGCATCCGGCCCCGAGCCGCCCACCAGCCCCGCCTGCTGCTCGACGACGTGGTCATCGCACGTGAGACCTGGCATCTGCCGGTGTCGGAGCTCCCCTACACCGTCGACAACGACTACCGTCATCGCGCGCTGCGCCGGCGACTGCAGGAGCTGGGCATGCCGCGCTGGGTGTTCGCCCGGACCCCGGACCAGCCGAAGCCCTACCTCGTCGACCAGGACGCGCCGCTGTCCCTGCGCAACCTCGCACGGGGTCTGCGCCGGAGCGCCGCCTCCGACGCCTCCACCGCCGTCACCTTCACCGAGATGCTCCCTGCCACGGACGAGCTGTGGCTCGCCGGACCCGACGGCCAGCCGCACACCAGCGAACTGCGCGTTGTCGTCCACGACGACGCCCAGGTCACGTCCCCGCTGACAACGCCAGATCGGACGGCATCCGCATGA
- a CDS encoding DNA glycosylase AlkZ-like family protein encodes MRRNHFGGRLMKVHILSRADARCIAIRAQLLHGERPTELTAMVRHLTLLQLDPTAAIAPAADLVSWSRLGAAYAPEHLVQVLQERQLVEIGATSRPVEDAVLFRAEMAEMRDRPPTADWEKRLHGWLEANDACRRDILSRLEAGGPLLSRDIPDTCALPWKSTGWTNDQNVIRLLGTMADLGEVAIAGRQGRNRLWDLADRVYPDAPVPDPEEALRERNERRLRALGIARTKSTKVPIEPYDVGGAGEAAVVEGVKGEWRVDPMYLGQPFEGRAALLSPFDRLIHDRKRTMELFDFEFGIEMYKPAAKRRWGYFALPILFHDRLVGKLDASADRKEGVLRVNAVHEDEAFTRKMTAAVDAEVDALAEWLDLEVERP; translated from the coding sequence GTGAGGCGGAACCACTTTGGAGGAAGGCTGATGAAGGTTCACATACTGAGTCGTGCGGATGCACGGTGCATCGCGATTCGCGCGCAGCTCCTGCATGGCGAGCGGCCGACGGAACTGACCGCCATGGTTAGGCATCTGACGCTGCTGCAGCTGGATCCGACCGCAGCCATCGCGCCGGCTGCGGATCTGGTGTCGTGGAGCAGGCTCGGTGCGGCCTACGCGCCGGAACACCTGGTCCAGGTGCTGCAGGAGCGACAGCTCGTCGAGATCGGGGCGACCAGCCGGCCGGTCGAGGACGCGGTGCTTTTCCGGGCCGAAATGGCGGAGATGAGGGATCGGCCGCCGACGGCCGACTGGGAGAAGAGGCTGCACGGCTGGCTCGAGGCCAATGACGCATGCCGCCGGGACATCCTTTCCCGGCTGGAGGCCGGCGGGCCGCTGCTCTCTCGCGACATCCCGGACACGTGTGCGCTTCCGTGGAAGTCGACAGGATGGACGAACGATCAGAACGTGATCCGGCTGCTGGGGACCATGGCAGATCTGGGGGAGGTGGCGATCGCGGGGCGCCAGGGCCGCAACCGGCTGTGGGACCTGGCCGACCGGGTGTACCCGGACGCGCCGGTGCCGGACCCGGAGGAGGCGTTGCGGGAACGGAACGAGCGGAGGCTGCGGGCGTTGGGGATCGCGCGCACCAAGTCGACCAAGGTGCCCATCGAGCCCTACGACGTCGGCGGCGCAGGCGAGGCGGCCGTCGTGGAGGGAGTCAAGGGCGAGTGGCGCGTCGACCCCATGTATCTGGGGCAGCCGTTCGAGGGGCGGGCCGCGCTGTTGTCCCCCTTCGACCGTTTGATCCACGACCGCAAGCGCACGATGGAGCTCTTTGACTTCGAATTCGGAATCGAGATGTACAAGCCCGCGGCGAAACGTCGCTGGGGCTATTTCGCGCTCCCGATTCTTTTCCACGATCGCCTGGTGGGCAAGCTCGATGCGTCCGCGGACCGGAAAGAGGGTGTCCTCAGGGTCAACGCCGTCCATGAGGACGAGGCTTTCACGAGGAAAATGACAGCAGCCGTCGACGCGGAGGTGGACGCACTCGCCGAATGGCTCGATCTGGAGGTGGAACGTCCCTGA
- a CDS encoding type I polyketide synthase — protein MDDDDKIAVVGVAAQVPGASCVDAYWLNLVRGKESVAALSDEHLRDHGVSEDLLTNAAYVKAAALVPDAQYFDADLFSMTPREAQTCDPQIRLFLETAHTAIENAGYDPTTISAGTGVFASAGAPLYHEHHLRPQKDALGFPLSDVSTLNLGGYIATMTSYKLNLHGPSLTVQTACSSTLVALHLACQSLRNGDCDTALVGGASIDFPYGHGYLWSEGGVQSRSGRCRPFDAEADGTVFGGGACAVLLKRLPDALADHDHIRAVIRGSAINNDGSDKVSFGAPNAAAQRAVVMEALAVADVRPGDISYVEAHGTGTVVGDPIEISALTDAFVGLAEEPLPVGSCSIGSVKGNIGHLGPVAGLAGFIKAVLALEHEQLPPSINYRSPNPRLDLGSSLFRVQDRLTAWPRDPERPRRAGVSSMGIGGSNAHVVLEEPPVVPSALHQGEPRLVVWSSPTADAEPAVRAGLADAFLKLGDEVFADAVATLQHGRQTHPIRAAAVCVGAHDAATTMTAADTGRILVSRQPLTSPPSVCLLFPGQGSQHVEMAHGLYRRVPGFARALDEWLERLDAPDLPLRDCWRGTAGLDITETSLAQPLLFATELALAQMWQQAGVRPAALLGHSLGELAAATVAGILEPDAAAALVLARARAMRDHAAGGGMLAAATGADALHDVLTGTVTVAVINRADQVVLAGSDDDLADVAEELTNRGVACTRLPTSSAFHTPLLRDAARAFEKAFTGVTLSPPALPVYSAATGRTITADEAVDPAFWVSQLMEPVQFATALDALVETGPGMLLEVGPGQVLTELARRHERVRDASVAVVPTLPRRSGTAAGDDTDPDMTAMLTAAAHLWTAGTDISWEAVGQAPLRHRIPLPGYPYQRKRHWVETPPAAADLMTAPDPTAQTHTAQPPALAGTGVDNGQPSPFSTLRWTSSAPTPPPLTRARATAVVFLPAAEDRANDVVAALKRAEMHTIRIRPADAYRHDGDEFGIRPGVTADIEQVFAALARHGTEADLLVHAITAAPWPPASTATVQQQLDDSFFSALALVQHGLRTSTTGRVPELITLTSGAVDVSGADPVDPVKASIHGVIRALAAELPRQRCKVIDFSSNTPVDELRDELCRAGEDLVVALRGRHRWVPRETPLQLPPHHASALRSGGVYVITGGMGALGLTIMRSIAATGIRPRIALLGRTLPATEEPVDTWSADVTTAVRDATALGAEVRLLACDVGDPRQVRRALDIVAATFGPVQGLLHLAGVAGNGILQVRDPERAAEVLRPKVHGTLALAEALAGRPVLDWIVLFSSRAAVDGLVGGGDYAAANAVMDLCTRLDQFPADRVLSINYPSWTTVGMASRPDGAPAVGELHWTTTLDAENTWALDEHRLDGTPILPGTAHLGLVTRAFGQTVPEDTGRALVLSDVAFVAPLTARRARRVTVVFAPDGARHRFEVRSQPADDTTARWVTHATGRIEHRSVEAPACDLTALRKATRPTAGSAAGAFTLGARWDSVVEVRDSAHERLVELRLPAQFTDDLRTHPLHPALLDLATSALRGCPGPGPEDRADEAYLPFLYRALTVFAPLQEEISAHIRRKEIHHGQLVADIDVIGADGVLLVSIEGFTMRKIDRTAFDADHGDHDADTQDHAGIDPSVGTDILMRLLAAKTPEQILVRPHRNGRPVPVLSAAHLTSGLPASETIRAESSRPLPKPEPASAPTGPAAPAADSWTDTPGSTSDRLRGLWARTLGHDQFAPDDDFFDLGGNSLTAIELMAQIREVFDIELTVGFLFEAPTLAELAEVIDQRVQ, from the coding sequence GTGGACGATGACGACAAGATCGCGGTGGTCGGGGTCGCAGCACAGGTCCCCGGCGCGTCTTGCGTCGACGCCTACTGGCTGAACCTCGTCCGGGGCAAGGAGTCCGTGGCAGCACTGAGCGACGAACACCTGCGCGACCACGGCGTCTCCGAAGACCTGTTGACGAACGCCGCGTACGTCAAGGCAGCCGCCTTGGTGCCGGACGCCCAGTATTTCGACGCCGACCTGTTCTCCATGACTCCTCGGGAAGCGCAGACCTGCGACCCGCAGATCCGGCTGTTCCTCGAAACCGCCCACACGGCCATCGAAAACGCCGGCTACGACCCGACCACCATCAGCGCGGGAACCGGAGTCTTCGCCTCGGCCGGCGCGCCGCTTTACCACGAGCACCACCTGCGCCCCCAGAAGGACGCGCTGGGCTTTCCGCTCTCCGATGTATCGACCCTCAATCTCGGCGGCTACATCGCCACCATGACTTCGTACAAACTCAACCTGCACGGGCCCAGCCTGACCGTGCAGACCGCCTGCTCCAGCACCCTGGTCGCCTTGCACCTGGCATGCCAGTCGCTGCGCAACGGGGACTGCGACACCGCGCTCGTCGGAGGGGCCAGCATCGACTTCCCGTACGGGCACGGCTATCTCTGGTCGGAAGGCGGAGTCCAGTCCCGCAGCGGCCGCTGCCGGCCCTTCGACGCGGAGGCCGACGGCACCGTTTTCGGCGGGGGCGCCTGTGCGGTCCTGCTGAAGAGGCTTCCCGACGCCCTCGCCGACCACGATCACATCCGCGCCGTGATCCGCGGAAGCGCGATCAACAACGACGGGTCCGACAAGGTCAGTTTCGGCGCGCCCAACGCGGCCGCGCAGCGGGCAGTCGTGATGGAAGCACTGGCCGTGGCCGACGTACGACCGGGCGACATCTCCTACGTCGAGGCGCACGGGACCGGCACCGTCGTGGGTGATCCCATCGAGATCAGCGCGCTGACCGACGCCTTCGTCGGCCTCGCCGAGGAGCCGCTCCCGGTCGGCAGCTGCTCCATCGGGTCGGTGAAGGGCAACATCGGGCATCTGGGGCCGGTGGCCGGCCTGGCGGGATTCATCAAGGCGGTACTCGCGCTGGAACACGAACAGCTGCCGCCCAGCATCAACTACCGGTCGCCCAACCCCCGACTCGACCTCGGATCCTCCCTGTTCCGCGTACAAGACCGGCTCACTGCCTGGCCGCGGGACCCCGAGCGGCCACGCCGCGCGGGCGTCAGTTCCATGGGGATCGGTGGCTCCAACGCCCACGTCGTGCTGGAGGAGCCCCCCGTCGTCCCCTCCGCCCTGCATCAAGGGGAACCGCGTCTGGTGGTCTGGTCGAGCCCCACCGCAGACGCCGAGCCGGCCGTCCGCGCCGGCCTCGCCGATGCCTTCCTGAAACTGGGGGACGAGGTGTTCGCGGACGCGGTGGCGACACTGCAGCACGGCCGCCAGACCCACCCGATCCGGGCGGCCGCCGTATGCGTCGGCGCTCACGACGCAGCCACCACCATGACGGCGGCCGACACCGGCCGGATCCTCGTCTCGCGACAGCCACTGACGAGCCCGCCCTCTGTCTGTCTGCTGTTCCCCGGCCAGGGTTCCCAGCATGTCGAGATGGCGCACGGCCTCTACCGGCGCGTGCCGGGTTTCGCGCGGGCACTCGACGAGTGGCTCGAGCGACTGGACGCTCCTGACCTGCCGCTGCGCGACTGCTGGCGCGGGACCGCCGGGCTCGACATCACCGAGACCTCCCTCGCCCAGCCTCTCCTGTTCGCCACCGAACTCGCCCTGGCGCAGATGTGGCAGCAGGCGGGCGTCCGCCCCGCCGCCCTCCTCGGCCACAGCCTGGGCGAGCTGGCGGCCGCCACCGTCGCCGGGATCCTCGAACCCGATGCTGCCGCCGCACTCGTCCTGGCCCGCGCCAGGGCGATGCGCGATCACGCAGCCGGCGGCGGCATGCTCGCTGCCGCGACCGGTGCGGACGCACTCCACGACGTTCTCACCGGGACCGTCACCGTGGCCGTGATCAACCGGGCCGACCAGGTGGTGCTGGCCGGGTCCGACGACGACCTCGCCGACGTGGCCGAGGAGCTGACCAACCGTGGTGTCGCATGCACCCGGCTGCCCACCTCGAGTGCCTTTCACACACCCCTGCTCCGGGACGCCGCCCGCGCATTCGAGAAGGCCTTCACCGGCGTGACCTTGTCGCCACCGGCCCTGCCTGTCTATTCAGCCGCCACCGGACGCACCATCACCGCGGACGAGGCCGTCGACCCGGCCTTCTGGGTGAGTCAGCTCATGGAGCCCGTGCAGTTCGCCACCGCCCTCGACGCGCTGGTCGAGACCGGGCCCGGCATGCTTCTCGAGGTCGGCCCCGGGCAGGTACTCACCGAGCTGGCCCGCCGCCACGAGCGGGTTCGAGACGCCTCCGTCGCCGTGGTGCCGACGCTGCCGCGGCGTAGCGGAACGGCTGCGGGTGACGACACCGACCCGGACATGACCGCCATGCTGACCGCCGCAGCGCACCTGTGGACGGCTGGTACCGATATCTCCTGGGAGGCCGTCGGGCAGGCTCCGCTGCGCCATCGGATCCCACTGCCCGGCTACCCCTACCAGCGCAAACGGCACTGGGTCGAGACACCGCCGGCAGCAGCTGACCTCATGACCGCGCCGGATCCGACCGCCCAAACCCACACCGCACAACCGCCGGCTCTTGCGGGAACCGGCGTCGACAACGGTCAGCCCAGCCCGTTCTCGACCCTGCGCTGGACCTCCTCCGCTCCGACACCACCCCCTCTCACCCGCGCGCGGGCCACAGCCGTCGTCTTCCTCCCTGCCGCCGAAGACCGCGCGAACGACGTGGTGGCCGCGCTCAAGCGCGCCGAGATGCACACGATCCGGATCCGTCCGGCCGACGCCTACCGCCACGACGGCGACGAGTTCGGGATCCGCCCCGGTGTCACCGCCGACATCGAGCAGGTCTTCGCCGCACTTGCCCGCCACGGGACCGAGGCCGACCTCCTGGTGCATGCCATCACGGCTGCTCCCTGGCCGCCTGCGTCGACGGCCACCGTCCAACAGCAGCTGGACGACAGCTTCTTCAGCGCACTCGCGCTCGTCCAACACGGCCTGCGGACCAGCACCACGGGCCGCGTCCCCGAGCTCATCACGCTGACCTCGGGCGCGGTCGACGTCTCAGGAGCCGACCCGGTCGACCCGGTGAAGGCGAGCATCCACGGAGTCATCCGCGCCCTGGCCGCCGAACTGCCTCGGCAACGCTGCAAGGTCATCGACTTCTCCTCCAACACTCCCGTCGACGAACTGCGCGATGAACTCTGCCGTGCCGGTGAGGACCTCGTCGTCGCACTGCGCGGGCGTCACCGCTGGGTGCCCCGGGAGACGCCGCTGCAACTGCCACCCCACCACGCATCGGCTCTTCGTTCCGGAGGCGTATACGTCATCACCGGAGGGATGGGCGCACTTGGACTGACAATCATGCGCAGCATCGCCGCGACAGGCATCCGGCCGCGGATCGCGCTGCTCGGTCGCACCCTTCCCGCCACCGAAGAGCCCGTCGACACCTGGTCGGCCGACGTCACGACCGCCGTACGGGACGCCACCGCGCTCGGGGCAGAGGTCCGCCTGCTCGCGTGCGACGTAGGTGACCCGCGGCAGGTGCGGCGCGCCCTCGACATCGTCGCGGCCACCTTCGGGCCGGTCCAGGGCCTGCTGCATCTCGCGGGGGTCGCAGGCAACGGGATTCTGCAGGTCCGCGATCCGGAGCGAGCCGCCGAGGTGCTGCGCCCCAAGGTGCACGGAACGCTCGCCCTCGCGGAGGCGCTCGCCGGCCGGCCCGTACTCGACTGGATCGTGCTCTTCTCGAGTCGCGCTGCCGTCGACGGCCTCGTCGGCGGCGGCGACTACGCCGCGGCGAACGCGGTCATGGACCTGTGCACGCGCCTCGACCAGTTCCCCGCGGACCGGGTGCTGAGCATCAACTACCCGAGCTGGACCACCGTCGGCATGGCCAGCCGACCCGACGGCGCGCCCGCGGTCGGCGAACTGCACTGGACCACCACGCTGGACGCCGAGAACACCTGGGCGCTCGACGAGCACCGGCTCGACGGCACCCCCATCCTGCCCGGAACCGCCCACCTCGGCCTGGTCACGCGCGCGTTCGGCCAGACCGTGCCGGAGGACACCGGCCGCGCATTGGTGCTCTCCGATGTGGCCTTCGTCGCGCCCTTGACTGCGCGCCGGGCGAGGCGTGTGACTGTCGTGTTCGCCCCCGACGGTGCCCGCCACCGCTTCGAGGTCCGCTCCCAGCCCGCGGACGACACGACCGCACGGTGGGTCACGCACGCCACCGGACGGATCGAACACCGGAGCGTCGAGGCGCCTGCCTGCGATCTCACGGCACTGCGCAAGGCCACCCGTCCGACGGCGGGATCCGCTGCCGGGGCCTTCACACTCGGAGCACGCTGGGACTCGGTCGTGGAAGTCCGCGACAGTGCGCACGAGAGGCTTGTCGAGCTGCGGCTCCCGGCGCAGTTCACCGACGATCTCCGCACACACCCGCTGCATCCGGCACTGCTGGACCTGGCGACCTCCGCGCTGCGGGGGTGCCCGGGGCCCGGCCCCGAGGATCGGGCCGACGAGGCGTATCTGCCCTTCCTCTACCGTGCGCTCACGGTCTTCGCGCCGCTTCAGGAAGAGATCTCCGCCCACATCCGCCGGAAGGAGATCCACCACGGACAGCTCGTGGCGGACATCGACGTCATCGGCGCCGACGGCGTCCTCCTCGTCTCCATCGAAGGCTTCACGATGCGGAAGATCGACCGGACCGCGTTCGACGCCGACCACGGTGACCACGACGCTGACACCCAGGACCACGCAGGCATCGACCCATCCGTCGGAACCGACATCCTGATGCGTCTGCTCGCTGCCAAGACTCCCGAACAGATACTTGTGCGCCCACACCGGAACGGCCGACCGGTGCCCGTACTATCTGCCGCACACCTCACTTCCGGGCTGCCGGCTTCCGAAACCATTCGCGCTGAGTCTTCCCGGCCACTACCGAAACCGGAGCCCGCAAGCGCACCAACAGGGCCTGCGGCACCGGCCGCTGATTCCTGGACAGATACGCCGGGCTCGACCTCGGACCGCCTTCGCGGCCTGTGGGCGCGCACCCTGGGGCACGACCAGTTCGCACCCGACGACGACTTCTTCGACCTGGGGGGCAACTCACTGACCGCGATTGAACTGATGGCGCAGATCCGAGAGGTGTTCGACATCGAGTTGACCGTCGGGTTCCTCTTCGAAGCCCCCACCTTGGCCGAACTCGCCGAGGTCATCGACCAACGGGTGCAGTGA
- a CDS encoding GNAT family N-acetyltransferase yields MRTEEVDKVSSDLLDELGITAPDHVLGELERHHIMARRRGAHITYLVVRRTSGTALGLLPLYQFSRPYESSLTPESIFEGGMSSTGSRLCSAGGAGGYRNHLVLRSPIASACGADAARALISAAREVASTVGCPQVLIPDLDPAQAGWLAELETDAIAVATRDKAVMPIEWGHFSEYLAALPRKRRWQVRQERRAFADSGIVVRDEPLSAVADEVAPLLAQTQQRHGDTAGPLEAEFYLAMLAMTSGSEVRALVGHLSGRPVAFSVVHRRGGTWTIRAVGRDYAAPDHSQYFNLTYYEPITRAIADGATLIDFGAGSLSAKRFRGCRLQPLRSLLIATAPSRER; encoded by the coding sequence ATGCGTACCGAGGAAGTCGACAAGGTATCGAGCGACCTCCTGGACGAACTCGGCATCACGGCACCCGATCACGTCCTGGGGGAACTGGAGCGCCACCACATCATGGCGCGCCGACGCGGCGCCCACATCACCTACTTGGTGGTGCGCCGCACATCGGGCACCGCTCTCGGCCTGCTCCCCCTCTATCAGTTCTCGCGCCCCTACGAGTCGTCCCTCACCCCGGAGAGCATCTTCGAAGGCGGGATGTCTTCGACCGGCTCCCGACTGTGTTCGGCCGGCGGTGCCGGCGGCTACCGGAATCATCTGGTCCTGAGGTCTCCGATCGCGTCCGCGTGCGGCGCCGACGCCGCACGCGCATTGATCTCAGCTGCCCGGGAGGTCGCCTCGACGGTCGGCTGCCCGCAGGTCCTGATCCCGGACCTCGACCCGGCACAGGCTGGATGGCTGGCGGAACTCGAGACGGATGCCATCGCGGTCGCCACGCGCGACAAGGCCGTGATGCCGATCGAATGGGGCCACTTCTCCGAGTATCTGGCCGCTCTGCCGCGCAAGCGCAGATGGCAGGTCCGCCAGGAGCGCCGCGCCTTCGCGGACAGCGGGATCGTCGTACGCGACGAACCACTGTCAGCGGTGGCCGACGAGGTCGCCCCTCTGCTCGCGCAGACCCAGCAGCGCCACGGCGACACCGCGGGCCCTCTCGAGGCGGAGTTCTACCTGGCCATGCTCGCGATGACGTCCGGTTCCGAGGTACGCGCGCTGGTGGGACATCTTTCCGGGAGACCGGTGGCATTCTCGGTGGTCCATCGCCGCGGCGGTACTTGGACGATTCGTGCGGTGGGCCGCGACTATGCGGCACCGGACCACAGTCAATACTTCAACTTGACCTATTACGAACCCATCACCCGCGCCATCGCCGACGGCGCCACACTGATCGACTTCGGTGCCGGATCCCTCTCCGCCAAGCGCTTCCGCGGATGCCGGCTCCAGCCCCTTCGATCCCTGCTCATCGCCACCGCACCGTCCCGAGAACGGTGA